From Amycolatopsis sp. YIM 10, the proteins below share one genomic window:
- a CDS encoding dihydrofolate reductase family protein, whose product MRKLTYLVATSIDGYIAKADGGDPTGVPGFFVNEGDHNAALLRDYPEMIPTVARPVFGLGDTPNKEFDTVLEGRKSYEIGLAAGLDDAYEHLRHLVFSTSMTEARGKVELVTTDPVEKVRELKKEDGQKIWLVGGATLANTLRDEIDEIVVKMHPVVAGAGMPMFSGEFRPERYHLSKHDAYESGVLVLTYTRIES is encoded by the coding sequence ATGCGAAAACTGACCTATCTCGTCGCCACATCGATCGACGGCTACATCGCCAAGGCGGACGGCGGCGACCCGACCGGGGTGCCGGGCTTCTTCGTCAACGAGGGGGACCACAACGCCGCGCTGCTGCGCGACTACCCGGAAATGATCCCGACGGTCGCGCGCCCGGTTTTCGGCCTCGGTGACACGCCGAACAAGGAATTCGACACCGTGCTGGAGGGCCGGAAGTCCTACGAAATCGGTCTCGCGGCCGGGCTCGACGACGCCTACGAGCACCTGCGGCACCTTGTTTTCTCCACCTCCATGACCGAAGCCCGCGGCAAGGTCGAACTCGTCACCACCGATCCGGTGGAAAAGGTGCGCGAGCTGAAAAAGGAGGACGGGCAGAAGATCTGGCTCGTCGGCGGCGCGACGCTGGCGAACACCCTGCGGGACGAGATCGACGAGATCGTGGTGAAGATGCACCCGGTGGTCGCCGGAGCCGGAATGCCCATGTTCAGCGGGGAATTCCGGCCCGAGCGGTACCACCTGAGCAAGCACGACGCCTACGAATCGGGGGTGCTGGTGCTCACCTACACCCGTATCGAGTCCTAA
- a CDS encoding HD family hydrolase has product MDEPLINRNPLPDGLPPRLVSQLTFLAEVDKLKTVLRQSPLAAAERRENDAEHSWHLALMVAVLAEHADEPIDLGRTVQLVVVHDLVEIYAGDTPLYDDHGRERQREREEAAAEKLFGLLPEDQETHFRALWDEFEARETPEARFAKAMDRMQPLLLNWLAKGGTWQTPGVTAATVRERKAVIGDASAELWAAASTLIAEGERRGWVAPST; this is encoded by the coding sequence GTGGACGAACCGCTGATCAACCGCAATCCCCTGCCGGACGGGCTGCCGCCGCGGCTGGTGAGCCAGCTCACCTTCCTGGCCGAGGTCGACAAGCTCAAGACCGTGCTCCGTCAATCCCCGCTGGCCGCGGCCGAGCGGCGCGAGAACGACGCCGAGCACTCCTGGCACCTGGCGCTGATGGTCGCAGTGCTCGCCGAGCACGCCGACGAGCCGATCGACCTCGGGCGCACCGTGCAACTGGTGGTGGTGCACGACCTCGTCGAGATCTACGCCGGTGACACCCCGCTCTACGACGATCACGGCCGCGAACGCCAGCGGGAACGCGAAGAAGCCGCCGCCGAAAAGCTGTTCGGCCTGCTTCCCGAAGACCAGGAAACCCATTTCCGCGCGCTCTGGGACGAATTCGAAGCGCGGGAAACACCGGAAGCGCGATTCGCCAAGGCGATGGACCGGATGCAACCGCTCCTGCTGAACTGGCTCGCCAAGGGCGGCACCTGGCAAACGCCCGGCGTCACCGCCGCCACGGTCCGGGAACGCAAAGCCGTGATCGGCGACGCGTCCGCGGAACTGTGGGCGGCGGCGAGCACGCTGATCGCCGAAGGCGAGCGACGCGGCTGGGTCGCACCCTCTACTTAG
- a CDS encoding DUF86 domain-containing protein, with translation MWDVLRSAQNIAGFSQERSFADYQNDVLLKSGVERQFEIIGEALNQARPVLGVAHGLAALARHRGG, from the coding sequence CTGTGGGATGTCCTGAGAAGTGCCCAGAACATCGCCGGCTTCAGTCAAGAACGGTCGTTTGCGGACTACCAGAACGATGTGCTGCTGAAGTCAGGCGTGGAGCGCCAGTTCGAGATCATCGGTGAGGCGCTCAACCAAGCCAGGCCGGTGCTGGGCGTTGCGCACGGCCTTGCAGCCCTGGCTCGACACCGGGGCGGGTGA
- a CDS encoding nucleotidyltransferase family protein: MAHEFVTARLSEIQDLCRRFGVLRLDLFGSAADGSFDPERSDIDVLVEFDFAPGIDRFANYFGLKEGLEALFGRPVDLVSVTAIVNPYFRRSVVETRELLYAA; this comes from the coding sequence GTGGCTCACGAGTTCGTTACGGCTCGGCTGTCCGAGATCCAGGACCTCTGTCGCCGGTTCGGGGTACTCCGGCTCGACCTCTTCGGCTCGGCTGCCGATGGCTCCTTCGATCCGGAGCGCAGCGACATCGATGTTCTGGTCGAGTTCGATTTTGCCCCGGGGATCGATCGTTTCGCGAACTACTTCGGCCTCAAGGAGGGGCTCGAGGCGTTGTTCGGGCGCCCAGTGGACCTGGTCAGCGTGACCGCGATCGTCAATCCTTACTTCCGGCGCAGCGTCGTGGAGACGAGGGAACTGCTGTATGCGGCGTGA
- a CDS encoding exodeoxyribonuclease III, translated as MLTVSTVNVNGMRAAAKKGFVEWLAATDADVVACQEVRAETGLLPDEVREPAGWHAFHAPCELKGRAGVSLYARTEPESVRIGFDAPEFAESGRYLEATFADVVVASLYLPSGDVGTPRQEEKERFMAAFLPYLADLRGKAEADGREVLVVGDWNIAHAEVDLKNWRTNRKNSGFLPEERAWLSRVYDEAGYADVQRRLDPEGTGPYTWWSYRGKAFDNDAGWRIDLHVASAGLADRARSVVVERAESYAQRWSDHAPVTAVYDWPAE; from the coding sequence GTGCTCACCGTCTCCACTGTGAATGTCAACGGAATGCGTGCCGCGGCCAAGAAGGGGTTCGTCGAGTGGCTGGCCGCCACGGATGCGGATGTGGTCGCCTGCCAGGAGGTGCGCGCGGAAACCGGTCTGCTGCCGGACGAGGTGCGTGAGCCGGCGGGCTGGCACGCGTTCCACGCGCCGTGCGAGCTGAAGGGCCGGGCCGGGGTGTCGCTGTACGCGCGCACCGAGCCGGAGTCGGTGCGGATCGGCTTCGACGCGCCGGAGTTCGCCGAGAGCGGGCGGTACCTGGAGGCCACCTTCGCCGATGTGGTGGTGGCCAGCCTGTACCTGCCCAGCGGGGATGTCGGCACGCCGCGCCAGGAGGAGAAGGAGCGGTTCATGGCCGCTTTCCTGCCGTACCTGGCCGACCTGCGCGGCAAGGCCGAGGCGGACGGGCGAGAGGTGCTCGTGGTCGGTGACTGGAACATCGCGCACGCCGAGGTGGACCTGAAGAACTGGCGGACGAACCGGAAGAACTCGGGCTTCCTGCCGGAGGAGCGGGCGTGGCTGAGCCGTGTCTACGACGAGGCCGGGTACGCCGACGTGCAGCGCCGGCTGGACCCGGAAGGGACGGGCCCGTACACGTGGTGGTCGTACCGGGGCAAGGCCTTCGACAACGACGCGGGCTGGCGGATCGACCTGCACGTGGCGAGCGCGGGCCTGGCGGACCGGGCGCGGAGCGTCGTCGTCGAGCGCGCTGAAAGCTATGCTCAGCGTTGGTCGGATCATGCCCCGGTGACCGCCGTCTACGACTGGCCGGCGGAATAG